AGTTCAGTTAAAGAGAGGTTAGAAGGTTCCTTCATGCGTTCAGATGGATGAAATCAAATCAGTTTTGCAGCCTCCCTGGTGCGGACTACACTACAGTTACCTACACTACCTAACCCAGAAAAGGTCATGAAACGACATAATGAGGAAGGAACATTTTCTGCATTTCTTACTTAAAACCGTCTCTGATTTTtcactcctgtttgttttttccaggttccagtccagcagttaAAGCATGGACCCAGTtaaggaatttaaaaatactgagaggagagaaattaaaatataccagaggagagaaaccgtatcactgctctgactgtggaaagagtttcaggcactcaggagaccttgtgatacaccagcgaattcacacaggagagaaaccctatcgctgctctgactgtggaaagaggttCAAGTCATCAGGACATCGtacagcacaccagcgaattcacacaggagagaaaccgcattgctgctctgactgtggaaagagtttcaggaaCTCAGGAGACCTTTcaaaacaccaacgaattcacacaggagagaaaccttatcgctgttcgcactgtgggaagagtttcagtcggtctggaaattttgaattgcataagcgaactcacaaaggagagaaaccatatcactgttctgactgtgggaagagtttcagtcggtcagaacaCCTATTAATACATCAGCGAATACACACTGGAGAGAGACCGTatcactgcactgactgtgggaagagtttcagtcgatcAGGACAACTtgtaacacaccagcgaattcacacaggagagaaaccatattactgctctgactgtgggaagagtttcagggattCAACAGACCTTGTAAAACACcagagaactcacacaggagtAAAGCCATATCACTGCTCCGACTGTGGTaaaagtttcagtcagtcaggacaactTGGAAAACATCAgcggattcacacaggagaaaaaacgtttcattgctctgactgtgggaagagtttcagttcgttagcaaaccttgtttcacaccagcgaattcactcaggagagaaaccgtatcactgctctaactgtgggaaaagtttccgTCACTCAGCATCCTTTGCTGTACACCGgcacattcacacaggagagaaaccgtatcactgctctcactgtgggaagagtttcggtCACTTGGCATCCTTTGCTGcacaccagcgtattcacacaggagagaaaccgtaccgctgctctgactgtggaaagacttTCAGACGGTcgggacaccttgtttcacaccggcgcgttcacacaggagagaaaccgtaccgctgctctgattgtgggaagagtttcagtcagtcaagatcccttgttacacaccagcaaattcacacaggagagaaaaaaaaaagaaaatgtaaataatgttcctgcataaaaataacttttatccATTTTGCTTCCTGGcatttcagcacagcagtgtgctgCTGAATAGTGTGGCTGCCCAAGCCGAGGAGACAGTCAGAACAAATCCTTAAATGGAATTTACTAGTGTAACGACCTCGCCCTTAGCACAAAGCCAACCACTATGGAGTGATTACCTCCCtatattaaatatatcccatgacaaaaacaagttcgacaaacagctgtttaaaggggtgatctcaaatgcaaaaatccaagttaggagaagcaattaggccaatcttgtcaagcaaataggcacaattggaaaggtgctggggcccaagattcacacaattcttgcttctaacttggcgccttttttttgatcgcttcgctccactttatcgctcctcttgaaatgctctttgtatgattgaagtgactgagacacacactcacattgtaATACGAAAGACATAATTTCGGATTGGATCAGAATCTGAGTGCTCATGTATCACAGAGCAGCTCTCCtggtaaaccctttgaaggaggaaacaaactgctattgttaattattttgcatagaaTGGCACAAGGCAGCTGTAATAGAGTAAATGTGGATGCGCTTTTAGACTGTGTGTTGCTGCTTGCCCCACCTTGTGCAAATTCAAAGTGTAAAACCAGATAACACAACAAGCAGGGCACAAGCTAAGCGATGAGCTGTATTTGATTAGggaaataaaagctgtttacttTGACTATCTGCGTCAGTCTGGATTCTTATAGAAATCAAATGTAAGACAACAAATATACTAGAAGTGtcaggggtggaagttgcaggTTGAGAttttagagtcagtgtttccctgcatgcatcactgtgagcagctccttcctccagacacagacccacactggaatgtttagatgactgggtgtgaggagccttgtgttaacaatgggagaactgggctgactggggaggtaactgctactGCCTATTTCAatagtcttattactgtgttgttacattatggacagcagtggtgctctggctccctcttgtggtcactatTAATATCTGCTGTGTGTCTCTCGGAGGTCAAATTAATTGCtctttgtcattaaaatgctgtttttatcatcaaactcTTTGGACTACTTTTCTGAGTATGAACACATCTCTTCTGTATGcaggtttttaaatgatgaaaacaagaaaaagaataaAGTAAAGCAAATAGATTATTGTTTACTTCCTCACATTGTTAAGTAATAGCAGCACTAATGTCCCCCACGGTGGGCTCTAAGACTAGATCATTGACCTGGTCTTTCTTTAAATGATCTTTCACGTTGGACACATTCAAATGTCATCACTgtcattaaacaacattttacattcatactgaaattattttattaatattgcttacttaataaaataaaaacaaatcttctaaaaattataaaattcaggggctcctgagtggagcATTCAGCAAAGGCACTgtgccggagtgcaggatgtgccctatagcccggagagcgctggtttgaatccaggctataccACTGACACAGCCTAATCAAACCCAGCTCTGTGCAGTCCGACTGTAGCAGCTCTGCAGCTGCTCTCAGCCTCAGCCCCTGTGGTTACTGTCTATGAGCCAGAGCAGTTCCTGcagagctgagggaggtttttgtacggacgtgtatcactgtgtgaatgTGTAGCTATTGCCCTGCTGACAGtaataatctcctgcatcttcaggctGCACTCCACTGATGCTCAGTGTAAACTGTGTCcctgatccactgccactgaatgaAGCTGGAGTCCCAGAGTGACGGTTAGAAGTAGAATAAATCAGGagtcaggtttctgcaggtaccAGTGGATGGAGCTGGTACTAACAAAGCTGTTGGCTGTACAGCGGATAGAGACCGTGTGTCCTGGAGAACAGACTGAGCTGTTGGAGACGGAGTCAGAACAACGTCTGCACTGGACTCTggagaaaaaatacaacaaaaaatgattataaaataataatgcaagagtcaaattaaatagtgttgtgttagaatacaaacaaaatgtaaagaaGCGGCTAGACAGATTTACTTCAATGAAaagttctgtttaaaatgaactcCAGTCAagctttcagatttataaataactatttaattatCACCTTGAGCAAAGAGCCCCCGTGTCCCCAGCAGTAGAAGCAATGGCatcattgtactgtgtgtttcagtgactctgaaagggctgagcagtgactcatcaatactgtgtgtctcaaagtgtttggagcagtgaggcaggcaccgGTATACAAAGCAGCTTCCTTTCTAcaaatcctgctgctgctgctgctgtcacagaTAGAGGAGATCTGAGCCGTGAGTGAGCACCAGTGCAATTGATAGGGTCGGGTTCACTTtgactgttttcttctatttttcccccagtcaaagctctcagtatatcactgctgtctaatataactgatctgtttgtctaaactgacagtaatatttctgtttctgtcatcatttcaatgctattgtgtattaaagggtatgtagtgccCTACCCCTAGTGGTATACCTTCCcacgtgctgctgctgctgctgtagaagtaatggacctgtcatttttcttttcattggtcaCATTTTGACTGCTTCTTACTGTTATAAATTGGacatctacttcactgtctttcacaggcctttTCAAGATGTACCTTGAGCAAGCTGCTAGGAGTGCGTTTTCATTATGTCAATCAGAATgatatttaacaagccaggggaaaaggtatcaaactccttgtggcaaagtggttgctgattatgaacaggtgcagagctgatgcagtgcaggaataaacggacgagatttgtaatccggtatggaaaaatatacgttttatttttagttataatccaggtctggtgaccaaataataagcgatgcgtaaaacacggagtacagtaacagggattgcagccctaaacaataaacacagcatctctcccacaatatacaaccacggtcaccagtcctgggtgcatgctgtagtgctcgtggtgggtgatacaggttaaagagtgacaaagagtgcagtgctgttccgggttcagtgctggctcttactaacagctccagaacgtgttagctgtctataaacacacaaatagcaattatagacaagacaaacaaaacaaaaactcacgatattcttaatacacagtgcacgggtccttctgggtctatttcaaaaccaaaaacgaaggaaaagattctccagccccttttatgcggttatgcatgaccccttggtaaacgattgcagctgattctattgcctgcagctgctacctcgtttaccttccaggtcaatacattcccgcactggagtctcgtctttttccaggctgattgacttcccgacccagggaatgaactgtcaggccaacccgtccaaagcctttccctttcgctactttgtatcctcacaggtcaagagggagatttacaaccagaactcattatatttccatcacactcgtgtattgatttctttattgattgattttgtttgatgtttgtgaaagggcgcacacagtgactgatcacactccattgccatggcgattccagctcactgagaaacacatggctcttgtattgacatgttgttttgagaaagattggaaaaaccagctttctttcatttggaatgagaCTAAATTAGTGGGGAGTCTGTGAAAATATAGTACATCAGTGAATTAACTAATGAATACCCATTTAAATGAAAGCCTTTTCTAttgaagtttaatttattttccattagtttgcccctgttttacacttatatattaagaatagccccacaaattgatgaaagtgtttttctaaatgattcttaccctgagtgcagatgacaagtgcccagatgaagatgctgataaaagtcattgttgttgtggattctgttgccatgaagggcagctctcaaacatttaattattattatttaatgtcaacaaatgGAGGGTGACTAGACATGGTCACAAAGTTGGTCCTGTTTCAACCATTTTTTCAGTTCTATTAAAAAAACTCTTGTAGTCTGATATACTTTTCATAAAGTCTGGTAGCGTATTCCAGAACATGGCACCCTTAATTGAGCAAGCTGTTTGTGCAAACGTAGTGTGATGTCAAGACACTACAGTCTCCTCTTGTGGTTGATCTTCTGGACAGACCAAAGGTAGATCATTAATGTAGAGACTAAATAACAAAGGCCCAAATATAGATCCCTGTGGGACCCCCATAGTACAGATCCTAAACGCTGATTCACTATTGCTTATTTTAACACTTTGTTTTCTATCTAACAAGTCAGACTCCATCCATTTCAGAGCCTGACCAGACAGGTTAAATTCAGACAacttgttaaactcacagggctataaacgctcctagagcactgaagcatgtgctgccaatgcaaagtgtcttttctttgcaaattgtcttccttggcacaacAGCCACTTGTAGTCAAGCAGTGCACTTatgtttaaactcattttcagctgatgcagtttctttgccattcagaaaaaaaactgaaaaaagttgaTCTTGCAAGCAAAACGAAAAAATAgaatatagttttctttgtgttgagtttgtacaaacacagctatttctctctcttctcccttctctcaaaccattcatcttagccacggctgtgattatgtagctttgttacacagtataaataattattaattgtaaaatattaaaatcagagctgcaggttaacagatccatcataaactttgtgaaatcaaatcaattcaagaagcaaacattttgattttgcacattattaatgttgagtgaaaagtttcaagTTGTTTTCCTGTGGAcctcctggactgtctctgaggaccccaggttaagaaccactgctctggattaaagagcatcattttattacgctctctctctccctcttgtggtcacagagtgtagtgcagtttgtgctgtttggtgttttgACGAAACATTGACGAGAGTCCCTGCAATGGGGGAACTGTATGGGTGGtttcatggtgtaatggttagcactctgaatctagcgagctgagttcaaatctcggtgcatttgtgttttatttgtcttacaaaaacactttatacactGGTTTTGGTTTAACTAACGAATGCTTTAAACTGGTTTAGTGTCTTTcaaagtaactattattattattattattattattattattattattattattattattattattattattatttttattattattattatttatttcttagcagacgcccttatccagggcaacttacaatcgtaagcaaatacatttcaagtgttgcaatacaagtaatacaataagagcaagaaatacaataacttttgttcaagtgtgacaaaccataattcaataatacagcagataaaagtgatagttacatcaggatatgattaaatagtgatagttacatcaggatatgattaaatacaaaatactacaggttaaacacttgacagaatacagtattctgaagtacaggattaaatgcagataagagcaaaataaagcacatttaaatgaagggtgatagtgtcccaggatacaaacagaggagttctacaggtgctgtttgaagaggtgagtcttaaggaggcgccggaatgtggtcagggactgggcagtcctgacatctgtaggatacactactgatactgcagattccaccctcgccccgcagtggaggagcgaccttcctacagatgtcaggactgcccagtctctgaccaccttctggcacctcctcaagacacacctcttcagacaggacctgtaaaactcagctctccccttctggacaatatagcactctgcccttaatgcactttaacttgcacttatctgctcccgattttactgtatttaatcctgtagtatcgtatcttattttttttaaaaaattagagagtgtgtgtgtgtgagagagagagagagagagagagagagagagagagagcgagagagagagagagagagagagagtgagagtgagtgagtgagtgagtgagtgagtgagagagagtaagagtcagattggcttccttccaaaacaccgcactactgatcatatttacaccctacacaccctaatagacaaacatgtaaaccaaaataaaaataaattatttgcttgctttatagatttcaaaaaggcttttgattcaatctggcacgaaggattattttataaactcctccaaagtggtgtaggaggtaaaacctatgacacaattaaatcaatgtatacggaaaataaatgtggtgtaaagattggcaataaaagaacacaattcttctcacaggggcgtggagtgagacaggggtgcagtttgagtccaacactgttcaacatctacatcaatgaattggccacagtgttggagcaatctgcagcccctggcctcactctgcttgatactgaaattaaattcctgctctacgcagatgacctggtcctgctgtcgcccacagagcaggggctgcagcagagcctgtcactgctagagcagtactgtcagacctgggccctggcagtaaacatgaacaaaactaaaatcatgatatttcagaaaaaaacccagatatcaggaaagtagatacatcttcacactacaccacaccacaatagaacactgcatgcactacaccgcatcaggtagctttaacccggcagtgaatgcactaagagagaaggcccgcagggctttctattccataaagaaaaagctttatataaaactccccattagaatttggctcaaaatttttgaaagtgttatcagacccattgccctctatggcagtgaagtgtggggtccgctcacagagcaggattacactaaatgggataaacacccaatagaagccctgcacacagagttctgcaaaaacatcctgcaaatacagagaaaaacaccaaacaacgtgtgcagggcagaactaggtcaatatccattattgatctcaatacaaaaaagagcaattaaattttggtttcatctaaaacaaagcaacccaaactcctaccacagtaaagccctgcagtaccaagaactgagccaaaagaagagtcccctcagccagctggtcctgaagctcactgcactaacacacactaacactaaccagcctcaggacagcactgctccaacacagacaattcgagtgaaccaaattataacacaacacaaacaaaactacctcacctattgggacacacacacaaaaacacaaagcaaattagagtcctaaaaagacactacaccctggctgaatacctgagaagggtgaaagacaacaagcagaggcagatcctaaccaaatacaggctctgtgagcacagcctggccatagaaacaggccgacacaggcagacctggctgcccaaagaggaccagctgtgtcatcactgtcaactccaacaagtagagacagagatgcactttcactgcagtgtacaaaatacacagaaataagggaaactttcttcccacaaataaaaaaaaaaatctctgcaaaacattcccagacctgccagactctcaaaaactcccaatcctcctcggagaggagtccagctgtgtccaactggcagcccagtacacagctgcctgtcacagcctgagggacaaacagtgagcactctacattagttcaagtcttgttttatttcattgttgttattgttaacttattaataacgtggttattatttatatttgtttaccattattattattattattattctcatcagtgttattgtctatttaatgttcagatgatgtactgtgtgtacattgctttggcaatactgtgaataatggtcatgccaataaagcacctttgaattgaattgaattgagagagagagagacgcgacctgggaaatgtttgagctgatttttttttttttttttagtaacccagctagctagctagcacaggacggctagtcgatttgctagcggagcttagcatagttatacatagctgactagatctcaaaaagtgactaacgttacaaatattggtgtagccgttttataaaagcaataagtcacagccaaggcgttatttcaagccatttataattattcccaaataacacaaactcttccattgttaaaaaaatatatataaaaaatctccctttgtgcttctcggaaggcatacgatggagggcgcaatgcagtttttcagcctggggaatattacaaattaggagactgtgctttaaaatacacatgtagggcgggcgtctctgttacaaagaattgtcacactttgtatttatctccataatgcgttgggactaaatacgcagacacattaaaactatttggagaacgcgggcatcgatcccgctacttctcgcatgctaagcgagcgctctaccatttgagctaattccccttgagctatgccagcgattctcataggctacaacgcaacttgatatgagcaattcagattgacGGCAATGTAGTCagccaattgcaaattcaaaaaataaataatttaactaaatagcaaatattttgacgagaggtatgttttcaatttcttcaaaaagtagtctcagctcgttgattcagttgctttaaagtccacctctgtgtcccgatgcagcagcgctgtgtgctgtggctagagcttgtttgacgaagcagacgatgcaaaaatgccaaaaaaaagttttatttaaaacagtgtgtgtgtatttgttcttggtttgtgatatatgtggtctgtgtttatagatcttggcacgttgcaccaagtagtcgtggccaagtggttaaggtgatgggcttgaactctgttggcgttgtgtccctttttatgtcttcgttgttaattcttaaatgcctgttcagcttaaaggtatcaattattacttgctgtacattaaattcttccaaactagtatttgcaaacacattacaaaattaaatggtgtggaatagaaacaacgaaggctttgacctcgacgtgatttgaacacgcaaccttctgatctgaagtcagacgcgctaccgttgcgccacgaattcctgccgtagtgcatgcttgttatgcaatgctagagtgctgatactaggaaaacactcggtatcaccagggtcatgggaaacagccgactcaatatttgttcgtagtcagcagggctatgaagttgtcggaagtgtgtttgagtctcagcttaaaagtaaagaaaacataaaacaaagcgatttgcttttataatgttcattatttgaaacgtgggcataaacacagttgtactggctgggaatcgtctcgggtcaattacttggaaagcagctatgctgaccaatatatcaccaacgagggaaagctggcagtactgagtgacacagatgatggattttctcagcgcgtctcctctgaatgcgcactggcacaaaggggctttgctcatctaatgacgtgacagaatgcaataatgtattgggttaatttaccaacaaaagaaacataaataaaagtgtatgtattttttgtgaataaactatcttgcttctacgatgggaccagagaccttacatccgcaatctaatgatcggccaaacccagaactaacttgtcttgaccagggagtcatattgtaaaaacaaactgaagtggttccactggggatcgaacccaggaccttctgcgtgtaaagcagacgtgataaccactacactatggaaccttgtcagaacgtgagttttgtgtttgaaacgcattggcaattattaacattactatgaacaagtaatattctagaaaggaaaccgaatcagacaccatcatgccgggagtagggaagttgttttacccacatatttgttaagactatactttcagggatcatttctatagtttgtttctagtgaaatgcgtttctagtgtctggtctcgctaaccataacgaggagttacagtgttttcttctgagcgcgaagcgggacttgaatgctatttcactgtagctgttcttgatcattgatgaacattccgATCTTTTTTGggatcgagccccacgttggacgtcctt
This DNA window, taken from Acipenser ruthenus chromosome 35, fAciRut3.2 maternal haplotype, whole genome shotgun sequence, encodes the following:
- the LOC131705305 gene encoding zinc finger protein ZFP2-like, which produces MESVPIKEELPKLELVPIRLEFSGLSSLPIKQKLCEMPSDSIKSEVSGIKDERNELDISQTEEPLPVNEEVLEMLPSRTTFDALDNVKMESVPIKEELPKLELVPIRLEFTGLASLPIKQELCETPCDSIKPVVSGIKAERNELEISQTEEPVPMKEEVLEMVRIKLEPLKEEVLLKPGKEESEDLKAAPTELGPVHLRECSVVLERIYVRKQGSGEEGSPNSTQGGGQDDESSHSECSPAGSSPAVKAWTQLRNLKILRGEKLKYTRGEKPYHCSDCGKSFRHSGDLVIHQRIHTGEKPYRCSDCGKRFKSSGHRTAHQRIHTGEKPHCCSDCGKSFRNSGDLSKHQRIHTGEKPYRCSHCGKSFSRSGNFELHKRTHKGEKPYHCSDCGKSFSRSEHLLIHQRIHTGERPYHCTDCGKSFSRSGQLVTHQRIHTGEKPYYCSDCGKSFRDSTDLVKHQRTHTGVKPYHCSDCGKSFSQSGQLGKHQRIHTGEKTFHCSDCGKSFSSLANLVSHQRIHSGEKPYHCSNCGKSFRHSASFAVHRHIHTGEKPYHCSHCGKSFGHLASFAAHQRIHTGEKPYRCSDCGKTFRRSGHLVSHRRVHTGEKPYRCSDCGKSFSQSRSLVTHQQIHTGEKKKRKCK